Proteins encoded together in one Leishmania infantum JPCM5 genome chromosome 20 window:
- a CDS encoding calpain-like cysteine peptidase, Clan CA, family C2, with protein sequence MGNKQSHAQGEFRYSGPTDFPYDEKVPLFEEKNGLLFRLVNNQNSSWAFYNDCKRFEFHVKVTFGSNSRNLQALGNTYLAEDPDGGWVAKTIVYPGNTEPFIQGEVVGFNSVVNAVLLTTEYKERRKEEKRAAKKAAKEAENGDELGSSTR encoded by the coding sequence atGGGGAACAAGCAGTCGCATGCTCAGGGTGAGTTCCGCTACAGCGGGCCCACCGATTTCCCCTACGATGAGAAGGTTCCGCTGTTTGAGGAGAAGAACGGCCTTCTCTTCCGCCTTGTGAACAACCAGAATAGTTCCTGGGCCTTCTACAACGACTGTAAGAGGTTCGAGTTCCACGTGAAGGTGACGTTTGGCTCCAACTCGCGCAACCTCCAGGCGTTAGGCAACACGTACCTCGCCGAGGACCCTGATGGCGGCTGGGTGGCCAAGACGATTGTGTACCCGGGCAATACGGAGCCCTTCATCCAGGGTGAAGTGGTCGGCTTCAATTCGGTGGTGAACGCCGTGCTGCTGACGACGGAGTACAAGGAGCGCcgcaaggaggagaagagggcagcCAAGAAGGCTGCAAAGGAGGCTGAGAACGGCGACGagctcggcagcagcacgcggtAG